In Miscanthus floridulus cultivar M001 chromosome 8, ASM1932011v1, whole genome shotgun sequence, the sequence TCGCTGTACAGCGCCTCGTCGGACGGCCGCATCAGGGTGTGGCCATTGGGCGACGCGAGCGGAAGGCAGGAACAGCAACGGGATGACGACGACGGTTGCAGGGCCACGGTCGTTGCCGCGTGCGACAGCTCTGTGAAGTGTCTTCTCGCCATGGGCAGCAACGGTCTCCTCCTCAGCTCCCACCAAGACGGCAAGATCATGGCGTGGCGGACCGACGGAAGGAAGGACGGGACCCCGCGCCTCGTTCGGCGCGCCGTCCTGCCAACCTGCGTGGACCGGCTGCGGACGTTCCTGCTCCCGTGGAGCTACGTGCAGGTCCGGCGGCACCGGTGGCTCACCTGGGTGCACCAcgtggacgcggtcaccgcgctCGCGGAGTCCCCGGACGGCGCACTCCTGTACTCGGCGTCGTGGGACCGGAGCCTCAAGGTGTGGCGGCTTCCGGGGTTCCGGTGCGTGGAGTCAATCGCGGCCGCGCACGACGACGCCATCAACGCGCTGGCCGTGTCGCCCGACGGGCACGTGTACACGGGCTCCGCCGACAAGAAGATCAAGGCGTGGAGGCGCCACCCGGAGCGGAGGAACAAGCACGTGCTCGTGCAGACGATGGAGCGCCACAGGTCGGCGGTGAACGCGCTCGCTCTAGGAGCCGACGGGAAGGTGCTCTACTCCGGCGCGTGCGACCGGTCGGTGGTGGTGTGGGAGCGGGCTGACGGCGGCGCCGGGAGCATGGAGGCCACTGGCACGCTCAGAGGGCACTCCCAGGCGATCCTGTGCCTGGCGGCGGCCGGGGACGTGGTGTGCAGCGGCTCCGCGGACAGGACGGTGAGGGTGTGGAGGAGGGGGGCGGAGAATACGGGGTACACTCGCCTGGCCGTCCTGGAAGGCCACGGCGCGCCTGTGAAGAGCCTAACTTTGGTGTACGGACGTGACAGCGGCTTGTTCAGCGGTTGGGGCGACCCAGAGGAAGGATcgtccggtggtggtggtggcggcggcggccattgTGCTATTGTTTGCAGTGGCGCGTTGGACGGCGAGGTGAAGATTTGGAGCGTATTGTTTCCAGTTCTCTTGTAGACAGTATACTGCTGCATGAGCATGAATCATGATGCCGAATGGCTGCGTGTTTAAACATTGAAATTAGCGTTAGGGGATTTGCTACACCTGTTCATTGGAAAAAACGACATCTATTTTAAAACATTGAGTTGCATACACATACTGGCTCAACAAAAAAAACTTAAACTAGCAGTGGAAGGTGAATAATTCAATTATATACTTAGTTTCAACACAAGATatataagtgaattgcccacGTGGCTACGTCTCTCCATCAACTGAAGCTTTTGAGTTGAACTATCAATGCATGCAATTCAATATGATATCAAAGCTAGAGGTTTAGAATTCCAATCCGGTAGGCACAATTAAATAAAATATTTGTTGACCGCTCATATTTCACTCAACGTGAGGGAGAGTGTTGTAGTATAAGTGAGGCAccgtttagatgcgaaaatttttggcttttggctactgtagcactttcgtttgtatttgacaaaaattgtccaattatggactatttaggcttaaaagattcgtctcgccgattacgggcaaactgtgcaattagttattctttttacctacatttaatgctccatgcatgtgccgtaagatttgatgtgacgggaaatcttgaaaatttttggattttgggtgggatctaaacagggcctgaaTTGCCCACCTCTCTCTAAACAAAGAAGTCTTAGCAGATTTTACTAAGAGTAGCAGTACATAATAAATTAGAGACATAACTGATTTATTGTCCCCTATGTGACCCAAAACCTCACAACCATAATGAATTAGATATTAGAGCCTTAATTGTTTTATTGCCCGATTCGTGATCCAATTTCACGACACACACCAATACAAGTTAGAATAGAACGTCTAAATACGGTACATAGTCTGATTCCAAAACGTATTCGAATAACTTACGTATATATTTGATAACTAattaaataaatatttatttggtacagtatataaatgttagtatttttcatataaatttggttaaatgtgaaattgtttgacttctcgaaaaataAGAGTTGTATTTTTTTGGACGGACGGAGTAAGTCAAACTGCTCTAGTTTTGAgcaagtttataaaaaaatacacCAATATCAACAGATCAAATTAGCTTCATTAAATCTAGCATGAAACACACTCCAGTAATACATTTTTTTTTATATTGTATATGTTAATCAATATATTTTTCAATAAGAAGATATTACTTGAAAACTGATTGCTGGTTACTAATAGGCCTAGCGATAGTGTCGACACCTTACACGAGTGATGCAGCCATGAAAGCTTGATGGCTTAcatgtgcaatgctgcctcaagCTTCGATGTCAACTGGTCTAAAGTTCATATTTTACTAGCATTTtaaatatatatacacatacataagCTATATGTTTCTAAAGTATAGGATGTAATATTTATTTATGTTTGTAGTTTTGAAGGTTTGACCAGATTCTGTgaatgtactccctccatattCTTTTATGAGGCGCACATCATATCAAGATTCAAATTTAAAATCTTCAATCAATAGTTTAGCTAATAtttttttaactattataatacaaacttgcTACGACTAGATTTGTAATCAAATATACTATCAAATTATCATAAGTTAAAAAaactatataaaataaaataaataattgaTCAGAGTGTAATTTGGAGACTGTCCCATATCAAGTTGTGCCTTGTCAACGAAAACACGGTAGTATTATTTTTGTGAAACCATACATATCTAATTGTATCACTCTCAAATTCAAACtcaatatataaaaaactattttGTAGTCGAAGTTTGCAATTAACTTAAAACAACTTCAAGACGTCACTTATTGTGACTGAATGGTGGTGGGATATTTTGCAAGAAGCTTGGTCAGCTAATGGTGATATCATtgatcgttttttttttttttttgagaaacataTCATGGATCGTGCTTGATGTGCATTTCGGACTCACGCAAGCACCAGCCAAAGCCGGGCCCAACTCTTCTGACTCTGGCAACAGGTTCCTGCCTTCCTGGGCCTACCGGCTGGCTGGCCTCAAACGGAGCACACTGTATGCTACCAACGCCGCAGGGGTCTCTCCTGGCACCATGATTTTCTTTCCGAGCGGGCTGTTGCTTGCGGAAAAATACAGATCTGGCTGCAGTCTTGACAACCCCCCTACCTCGCCAATTGCCATGCTACAGTACAGTCATACAGATGGTCCAGCTATA encodes:
- the LOC136474763 gene encoding protein JINGUBANG-like — its product is MNSASEQELSQIRHEPAEAMLSQAVSLSSQPSLPSLPSLGPRDLNVSPCHHQCVATLRDHSSYVSALALDGHSLYSASSDGRIRVWPLGDASGRQEQQRDDDDGCRATVVAACDSSVKCLLAMGSNGLLLSSHQDGKIMAWRTDGRKDGTPRLVRRAVLPTCVDRLRTFLLPWSYVQVRRHRWLTWVHHVDAVTALAESPDGALLYSASWDRSLKVWRLPGFRCVESIAAAHDDAINALAVSPDGHVYTGSADKKIKAWRRHPERRNKHVLVQTMERHRSAVNALALGADGKVLYSGACDRSVVVWERADGGAGSMEATGTLRGHSQAILCLAAAGDVVCSGSADRTVRVWRRGAENTGYTRLAVLEGHGAPVKSLTLVYGRDSGLFSGWGDPEEGSSGGGGGGGGHCAIVCSGALDGEVKIWSVLFPVLL